A stretch of Spirosoma oryzicola DNA encodes these proteins:
- a CDS encoding DUF5694 domain-containing protein produces the protein MLHRLLVLVLLSLSVFESAQAQEKEFFNPAVAKQQLALPPTQVMVFGVWHLDAASANFQLAWLEPILCRLRAYKPDVILTEALPGEQVMGLDAYAAYHGDAGKYAGPTLEMAKSAQAEMQLSAAQALVKADSLAQLGQLTPAQRRHLAALFVAAAEPFSATVQWMRLTPVDRIAQDGVSPSLVKRLNRFVGLRSELSSIAARVAADVGLERVYGAGDHASDVALPDDAAMKAAVEAEPGLKDLFNHNTTAFRAVPEDTMKLGSASQVMPMFKWKNSSRFAALDADAQWFSMLRSDKMGRTGRQRVAAWEAQNLQMAVAIREATAPIAGGRALLIVGAAHKPFIEAYLRTFTDIELVSVPALLDSKPVGCPD, from the coding sequence ATGTTGCACAGATTACTGGTGCTCGTTCTGCTATCGCTAAGTGTTTTTGAGTCTGCTCAAGCCCAGGAAAAAGAGTTTTTCAATCCGGCAGTAGCCAAACAGCAGTTGGCACTCCCGCCAACTCAGGTAATGGTTTTTGGTGTTTGGCACCTCGACGCGGCTTCAGCTAATTTTCAACTCGCCTGGTTGGAACCCATTTTGTGCCGCCTTCGTGCTTACAAACCCGATGTGATCTTGACGGAAGCTTTACCCGGAGAGCAAGTGATGGGTCTGGACGCCTATGCTGCTTATCACGGCGATGCCGGTAAGTATGCGGGGCCTACACTAGAAATGGCTAAATCGGCTCAAGCCGAGATGCAGCTCTCAGCGGCTCAGGCACTGGTAAAAGCGGACAGCCTTGCCCAACTGGGCCAATTAACGCCTGCGCAGCGAAGGCACTTAGCCGCTTTGTTTGTCGCAGCCGCCGAACCGTTTTCGGCCACCGTCCAATGGATGCGTTTGACACCAGTAGACCGAATCGCTCAGGATGGCGTTTCACCCTCGCTGGTCAAACGCCTTAATCGCTTTGTAGGTCTTCGGAGTGAGTTATCGTCAATAGCCGCCCGTGTTGCCGCCGATGTTGGGCTGGAACGAGTTTACGGCGCTGGCGACCATGCCAGTGACGTGGCCTTGCCCGACGATGCCGCTATGAAAGCAGCCGTCGAAGCCGAGCCTGGTCTCAAGGACTTGTTTAACCACAACACAACGGCTTTTCGCGCTGTTCCGGAAGATACCATGAAACTCGGATCGGCCTCCCAGGTCATGCCCATGTTTAAATGGAAGAATTCAAGCCGCTTTGCCGCGCTGGACGCCGATGCTCAATGGTTTTCGATGCTGCGTAGTGACAAGATGGGCCGTACAGGCCGTCAGCGAGTAGCCGCCTGGGAAGCCCAAAACCTCCAAATGGCAGTAGCGATTCGCGAAGCGACAGCGCCCATTGCCGGAGGACGAGCCTTGTTGATTGTCGGAGCAGCCCACAAGCCCTTTATCGAAGCCTATTTACGTACCTTCACCGACATCGAGTTGGTCTCTGTTCCGGCGCTACTTGACTCCAAACCGGTTGGCTGTCCTGACTAG
- a CDS encoding ABC transporter permease encodes MLQNYFTIAWRQLLKNRAYALINVTGLALGMSCALLIFALVRYHYQTDRHHHHYDRIYQFTTRFTSSGDNGSIRGVPYPFGKAVRTDHPGIEQLAMLEEWYSPLIVVPVAGRPDKKIKEKRYAGAFVEPAFFRIFDYTWLAGGPDDLGQPGTVVLSENMARRCFGRATNVVGRTLRLDARIPARVVGVFADYRDNTDLAYPVMASWASLKEQRGNRPENEPFDNLNGSTHCYALFNSQFSAADWNRELPTFVKKYNPKNAKETDYPAVLFSTMHLSSELGGVGRELLVALIAIGLLLIGTASINFVNLATAQALNRAREVGVRKVLGSTTTQLFWQFIGETTFIVLVATALAIGLFHYGQLLAHEYLSGPFRFTFYFTPSVLGWLLLLVSSVIGLAGLYPALVLAGFRPAVVLAGRLTTRQAGGISLRRGLVVAQFAIAQLLIIGLVVVARQLHYVQTKDVGFRKDAILTVHLPDSPSQDRTKMSTFHHLVAALPEVAKFSYSMAGPPQSNWTSQTRVRFENRTEEEPYSPQQVWADADYVDLYGLKLVAGRNLQPSDTAREALVNETFARQLGFDRPASVVGKVLYKGGFAPLKIVGVLKDYNQQDLKRSIIPLFLTTFAYGYYSANIQLQSSNYHRTLSQLEKIYNQVYTSSVFEPEFVDQQLENAYRQEQTMGKLVNFFAGVALLIGCMGLYGLILFMVAQKTKEVGIRKVLGASIGSILWLFSREFVRLISFAFVLAAPVAWWVMDSWLGNFQYRIHLGSGIFLVALLTTVLVALLTISVQSVRAALRNPVKSLRSE; translated from the coding sequence ATGCTGCAAAATTACTTTACTATTGCCTGGCGACAGTTGCTCAAGAATCGAGCGTATGCATTAATCAATGTCACAGGACTAGCTCTTGGCATGAGTTGCGCCCTGCTGATTTTTGCCTTGGTTCGTTACCATTATCAGACCGACCGGCATCATCACCACTACGACCGCATTTATCAATTCACGACTCGGTTTACTTCGTCCGGTGATAATGGTAGTATACGGGGTGTGCCTTATCCCTTCGGTAAAGCAGTACGTACCGATCACCCTGGTATCGAGCAGCTGGCAATGCTGGAAGAATGGTACTCGCCCCTGATCGTAGTGCCAGTTGCTGGCAGGCCCGACAAGAAAATAAAGGAAAAGCGGTATGCCGGCGCGTTTGTCGAACCTGCCTTTTTTCGCATCTTCGACTACACCTGGCTGGCCGGTGGGCCTGATGATCTTGGGCAACCCGGTACGGTAGTTCTTAGTGAAAACATGGCTCGTCGGTGCTTTGGTCGTGCTACGAATGTCGTTGGTCGTACGCTTCGGCTGGACGCCCGAATACCGGCTCGGGTCGTGGGTGTTTTTGCCGATTATCGGGACAATACGGACCTGGCCTATCCGGTTATGGCTTCATGGGCATCGCTCAAGGAGCAACGTGGCAACCGCCCCGAAAACGAACCTTTCGACAACCTCAACGGCAGCACGCATTGCTACGCGCTATTTAACAGCCAGTTCTCAGCCGCTGACTGGAACCGCGAGTTGCCGACGTTTGTCAAAAAATATAATCCTAAAAACGCCAAAGAGACGGATTATCCAGCCGTGTTGTTCAGCACCATGCACCTGTCGTCCGAGTTGGGTGGAGTGGGTCGGGAGCTACTGGTCGCGCTGATCGCCATTGGCCTGCTGCTGATTGGAACGGCGAGTATCAATTTTGTCAATCTAGCCACCGCCCAGGCTCTTAACCGGGCGCGGGAAGTGGGCGTACGGAAAGTACTGGGCAGTACAACGACCCAGCTTTTCTGGCAGTTTATAGGAGAAACCACGTTCATTGTGCTGGTTGCTACGGCGTTGGCTATTGGCTTGTTTCACTACGGGCAGCTATTAGCGCACGAATACCTCAGCGGTCCTTTCCGGTTCACCTTTTACTTTACACCGTCGGTACTGGGCTGGTTACTGCTGCTGGTAAGCTCTGTTATCGGGTTGGCCGGTTTATATCCTGCGCTGGTGCTCGCTGGCTTTCGCCCTGCGGTGGTACTGGCCGGTCGGCTCACCACACGACAGGCCGGTGGTATTTCGCTCCGGCGGGGGTTGGTGGTCGCGCAGTTTGCCATTGCACAACTGCTCATCATCGGACTCGTGGTGGTCGCTCGTCAGCTGCATTACGTACAAACCAAAGACGTCGGCTTTCGTAAAGACGCGATCCTGACCGTTCATCTGCCCGACAGCCCTAGCCAGGACCGTACTAAAATGAGCACCTTCCACCACCTGGTCGCTGCATTGCCGGAGGTCGCTAAGTTCAGCTATTCGATGGCTGGCCCCCCCCAGTCAAACTGGACGAGTCAGACGAGGGTTCGCTTCGAGAACCGTACGGAAGAGGAGCCCTATAGTCCCCAACAGGTCTGGGCCGATGCGGATTATGTGGACCTCTATGGCCTTAAACTAGTGGCTGGCCGTAATTTGCAACCCTCCGATACCGCACGGGAGGCCCTGGTCAACGAAACGTTTGCTCGTCAGTTAGGTTTCGACCGTCCGGCCAGCGTCGTTGGTAAAGTGCTTTATAAAGGTGGATTCGCTCCGCTGAAAATTGTCGGTGTCCTGAAAGATTACAACCAGCAGGACTTAAAACGAAGCATTATTCCCTTGTTCCTAACCACGTTTGCCTATGGGTACTACTCCGCCAACATTCAACTCCAATCGTCCAATTACCACCGGACCTTAAGTCAGTTGGAGAAAATCTATAATCAGGTTTATACCAGTAGTGTTTTTGAACCAGAATTCGTTGATCAGCAGCTGGAAAACGCCTACCGACAGGAGCAGACGATGGGCAAACTGGTCAACTTTTTCGCCGGGGTTGCCTTGCTGATTGGCTGTATGGGACTGTATGGACTGATCCTGTTCATGGTTGCCCAGAAAACAAAAGAAGTCGGCATCCGAAAAGTGTTGGGGGCTAGCATCGGTAGCATTCTGTGGCTATTCAGCCGGGAGTTTGTGCGACTGATTAGTTTTGCCTTTGTGCTGGCTGCTCCGGTGGCGTGGTGGGTCATGGATAGCTGGCTGGGAAATTTTCAGTACCGCATTCACTTGGGGTCGGGTATCTTTTTGGTCGCCCTGCTCACTACCGTTTTAGTCGCTCTGTTGACAATAAGTGTTCAAAGTGTCCGGGCCGCCCTGAGGAATCCGGTCAAATCGCTTCGCTCCGAATAA
- a CDS encoding DUF2200 domain-containing protein, which yields MNNTRVYKMAFASVYPHYIQKAEKKGRTKAEVDEIIVWLTGYDQQALQHHLDQKTNIETFFTQAPQINPNASKITGVICGYRVEEIEDKLMQQIRYTDKLIDELAKGKAMEKILRK from the coding sequence ATGAACAACACACGAGTTTACAAAATGGCTTTTGCCAGCGTTTACCCGCATTACATTCAGAAAGCCGAAAAGAAAGGGCGGACAAAAGCCGAAGTGGACGAAATCATCGTTTGGCTGACCGGCTATGATCAACAAGCTTTGCAGCACCACCTCGATCAAAAAACGAATATTGAAACCTTTTTCACCCAGGCGCCACAAATTAACCCCAATGCGTCGAAGATTACGGGTGTAATTTGTGGGTATCGGGTGGAAGAAATCGAAGACAAACTGATGCAGCAGATTCGCTATACGGACAAGCTGATTGATGAATTGGCAAAAGGAAAGGCGATGGAGAAAATACTGCGAAAGTGA
- a CDS encoding helix-turn-helix transcriptional regulator has product MNALTNGQFYGLTNQTVRLGGLTLTDTEYTHDRVDWHFHENPYFTFVLEGKVLEGNRKETYHCGAGSLLFHNWQEAHYNTKPKGYTRGFHVEINADWFNAYDLPTAALQGSMNLPDPHLKTLMYCILKEAKLCAGGERTAINSLLVQLLSEVKPVPTKIHRQKPVWVTQLRDLLHDAPEQPWTLEQLAGYLSMHPVYLCRQFPGYFGCHFGEYVRMIRLQKALRLMFIPSVALTEIAFTCGFADQSHFIRSFKAHYGITPFQYRQLIVG; this is encoded by the coding sequence ATGAACGCTTTGACAAACGGCCAGTTCTACGGGCTGACAAACCAAACGGTCAGGCTTGGTGGCCTGACGTTAACGGATACCGAGTATACCCACGACAGGGTCGATTGGCATTTTCATGAGAATCCCTACTTTACCTTCGTCCTGGAGGGAAAAGTGCTGGAAGGTAACCGAAAAGAAACGTACCACTGTGGAGCCGGTAGTCTTTTGTTTCACAATTGGCAAGAGGCTCACTACAACACCAAGCCCAAAGGCTATACACGCGGCTTTCACGTAGAAATCAATGCTGATTGGTTCAACGCGTATGACCTTCCTACTGCCGCTTTGCAGGGTAGCATGAATTTACCCGATCCGCATCTTAAAACACTCATGTACTGTATTCTCAAAGAAGCCAAACTGTGTGCGGGTGGAGAACGTACAGCTATCAATTCGCTGCTTGTCCAACTGCTCAGCGAAGTAAAGCCAGTGCCAACCAAAATTCACCGGCAAAAGCCCGTCTGGGTAACCCAACTTAGGGATTTATTGCATGATGCACCAGAACAGCCGTGGACGTTAGAGCAGCTCGCGGGCTACTTATCGATGCACCCGGTTTATCTCTGCCGCCAGTTTCCCGGCTACTTCGGTTGCCATTTTGGTGAATATGTCCGTATGATACGGCTTCAAAAAGCGTTGCGACTGATGTTCATTCCGAGCGTTGCTTTGACGGAAATCGCCTTTACGTGCGGTTTTGCGGATCAAAGCCATTTTATCCGGTCGTTTAAAGCGCATTACGGGATCACTCCGTTCCAGTATCGACAACTTATAGTAGGCTAA
- a CDS encoding serine hydrolase domain-containing protein, whose translation MVIRPFLLLSIILVTSRELHAQSDDLVKSQGITSAVHKAAIGRIVFTSKQTPPEELKASDFLDTYELTNKSNLFMTVFMGNSLTNYLHPLAPTLQADSLAKVGNYQFLFYVDNRLIYQSNLHPGAPYARIKDWETVISKPLIDNQHEGAWWSQSAWNRFMRNGGDSALTEGHHVFKLEIKPYVKLIDVKVGEPIAVGELALDVKRKPVLNLADIQLAVPKPYSGLPVSSEPFDTRKIKELKGNIEADVFRHITSVVVIKNGNLLVEEYFNGTNRNTLHDVRSVGKSFASSLAGIAQYEGYLKSENQALADFYQLKTFPNYSTAKAQTTLKELLTMSSAFEGDDNEIDSPGNEEKMYPTANWVKFVLDLPVNPGKFKGEWHYFTAGVVLLGDVLNKLVPDNLDSYAKQKLFSPLGISNYKWQYTPQHVVSTAGGIQMNALDFAKYGQLYKNGGKWKDKQVLPAEWVAKTFTKYKAIPGRNDEHYGYLFWNKKYHVGGNEYETYYCAGNGGNKIFIMQNQPLVIVVTATAYNTPYAHPQVDRMMEEYILPAVLK comes from the coding sequence ATGGTTATTCGGCCTTTTTTACTTCTATCTATTATACTGGTTACTAGCAGGGAGCTACACGCCCAATCGGACGATCTGGTCAAAAGCCAGGGAATCACATCTGCTGTTCATAAGGCCGCGATCGGCAGGATCGTTTTTACGAGTAAGCAGACACCGCCTGAGGAACTGAAGGCAAGTGATTTTCTCGATACGTACGAGCTTACCAACAAAAGCAACTTGTTCATGACGGTCTTCATGGGCAACTCACTAACCAATTACCTGCATCCGTTAGCCCCTACGCTACAAGCTGACTCCCTGGCTAAAGTGGGTAATTATCAATTTTTATTTTACGTCGATAACCGACTGATCTATCAAAGCAATTTGCATCCGGGAGCACCTTACGCCCGAATTAAAGACTGGGAGACGGTAATCAGTAAACCCTTAATTGATAATCAGCATGAAGGTGCCTGGTGGAGCCAATCCGCCTGGAACCGGTTTATGCGCAACGGGGGCGACAGTGCTTTAACCGAAGGTCACCATGTATTCAAGCTGGAGATTAAACCCTACGTCAAGCTGATTGATGTGAAAGTAGGGGAGCCTATTGCGGTTGGTGAATTAGCCTTGGACGTGAAGCGAAAGCCTGTTTTAAACCTGGCCGACATCCAGCTGGCAGTGCCTAAGCCTTACAGTGGGTTGCCCGTTTCTAGTGAGCCCTTTGACACGCGCAAAATCAAAGAACTCAAGGGTAATATCGAGGCCGATGTATTCAGGCACATCACCAGTGTAGTCGTTATAAAGAACGGTAATCTGCTCGTAGAAGAATACTTCAATGGAACCAATCGAAACACACTGCACGACGTGCGTTCGGTGGGAAAGTCCTTCGCGTCCAGTTTAGCGGGCATTGCTCAGTACGAGGGGTACCTCAAAAGCGAGAATCAGGCATTGGCCGATTTCTACCAACTGAAAACCTTCCCGAACTACTCAACCGCGAAAGCGCAGACTACCCTGAAAGAGCTGTTGACGATGAGTTCTGCTTTTGAGGGTGACGACAACGAGATCGATTCACCTGGGAACGAAGAGAAAATGTACCCAACTGCCAACTGGGTAAAGTTTGTGCTCGACCTACCTGTCAATCCTGGCAAGTTTAAGGGGGAGTGGCACTATTTCACGGCGGGTGTAGTCCTTTTGGGTGATGTCTTAAACAAGCTTGTTCCGGACAATCTGGACAGTTATGCTAAGCAAAAACTATTTAGTCCGCTGGGTATCAGCAATTACAAGTGGCAGTATACTCCGCAGCACGTTGTAAGTACAGCCGGTGGTATCCAGATGAATGCGCTCGATTTTGCGAAGTACGGGCAGTTATACAAAAATGGCGGAAAATGGAAGGACAAACAGGTTCTTCCGGCTGAATGGGTAGCCAAAACGTTTACCAAATACAAGGCAATCCCTGGTCGTAACGACGAACATTATGGCTACCTATTCTGGAACAAAAAATACCACGTAGGCGGCAACGAGTATGAAACGTATTACTGCGCTGGAAATGGTGGGAATAAAATATTTATAATGCAAAATCAGCCTTTGGTGATTGTCGTAACGGCAACCGCTTACAATACCCCCTATGCGCACCCGCAAGTGGATCGAATGATGGAGGAGTATATCCTGCCAGCGGTTCTAAAATAA
- a CDS encoding murein L,D-transpeptidase catalytic domain family protein, which translates to MKKAVWLLAVLVVAYFASTGFKSTHTVVAASETTKTATKAKRFTRLDIYDQLNLAQSGLQKDVFEYALRGWQKMDTTKSILSIVDLSQPSNKKRLYIVDLTNRKLLFNTYVSHGRNSGDLVASRFSNINSSFQSSLGFYQTLSTYMGKHGLSLQLKGLEKGFNDNVYNRNIVLHGADYVCEDIIRKTGRLGRSQGCPAVPYALSKPIIEAVKGGTCLFVYSPDPNYLHKSAFLAEALTDKAPLL; encoded by the coding sequence ATGAAGAAAGCTGTTTGGCTTCTGGCTGTTCTTGTTGTGGCTTATTTCGCCAGCACCGGTTTTAAATCGACTCATACCGTCGTTGCGGCATCGGAAACAACCAAAACAGCCACCAAAGCTAAGAGGTTTACCAGACTTGACATTTATGATCAACTAAACTTGGCACAGTCTGGTTTACAAAAAGATGTTTTTGAGTATGCACTGCGGGGATGGCAGAAAATGGATACAACAAAATCGATCTTGTCGATTGTTGATCTAAGCCAGCCATCGAACAAGAAGCGGTTGTACATCGTTGACCTGACCAACAGAAAGCTTTTGTTCAACACGTACGTATCACACGGTCGTAATTCCGGTGATCTCGTAGCCAGCCGATTCTCCAACATTAATTCGTCGTTTCAGAGCAGTCTTGGTTTCTACCAAACGCTTAGTACATACATGGGCAAACACGGTTTGTCGCTCCAATTGAAAGGATTGGAAAAAGGCTTCAACGATAATGTTTATAATCGCAACATTGTACTGCACGGAGCAGATTACGTGTGCGAGGACATTATCCGCAAAACGGGCCGCTTGGGCCGTAGCCAAGGTTGCCCGGCCGTACCTTATGCGCTGTCAAAGCCGATTATCGAAGCGGTAAAAGGTGGTACCTGCCTGTTTGTTTATTCGCCAGACCCTAACTATCTACATAAGTCTGCGTTTCTGGCCGAAGCCCTGACCGATAAAGCTCCACTGCTTTAA
- a CDS encoding EcsC family protein, whose translation MTSYEEAVQTELRRWQQAMQKPPSAVGRLSTTVQKRINRIIPKRIHQLITATIKQMTRAVLFGAEYINRLPEVGSTLPQREARVISRIDFYRKAGAAEGGVTGAGGIWLGLADFPLLLSLKMKLLFEIAALYGHSVSDYRERVYILYIFQLAFSSQERRQVIYQYLVNWPEHSRQLPNDINQFDWLTFQQEYRDYIDLAKMAQLIPGVGAAVGIVANYQLISQLGRTAMNAYRMRWLEENKALLS comes from the coding sequence ATGACCTCTTACGAAGAAGCTGTACAGACCGAACTTAGGCGCTGGCAACAGGCTATGCAAAAGCCGCCATCAGCGGTTGGCCGATTGTCTACGACGGTGCAAAAACGCATAAATCGCATTATCCCGAAGCGCATACATCAGTTAATTACAGCGACGATTAAGCAGATGACGCGGGCGGTACTGTTTGGTGCCGAATATATCAATCGGTTGCCCGAAGTGGGTTCAACATTGCCGCAGCGGGAAGCTAGGGTCATAAGCCGTATTGACTTTTACCGAAAGGCCGGAGCCGCCGAAGGTGGTGTTACAGGAGCGGGAGGAATATGGCTCGGTCTGGCCGATTTTCCGCTGTTGCTCAGCTTGAAAATGAAACTGTTATTTGAGATTGCTGCGCTTTACGGCCATTCGGTGAGCGACTACCGAGAACGGGTCTATATCCTGTACATTTTTCAGCTGGCCTTTTCGAGTCAGGAGCGCCGACAGGTGATTTATCAGTACCTCGTCAATTGGCCCGAACACAGCCGCCAGTTGCCCAACGACATTAATCAGTTTGACTGGCTAACCTTCCAGCAGGAATACCGCGATTACATTGACCTGGCGAAAATGGCTCAGTTGATACCTGGTGTGGGGGCAGCGGTCGGCATTGTCGCTAATTACCAGTTAATAAGCCAGCTAGGCCGTACGGCAATGAACGCTTATCGAATGCGGTGGCTTGAAGAAAACAAGGCGTTGCTGTCGTAA
- a CDS encoding serine hydrolase domain-containing protein: MDLSTQHSGFSYRWFFVFLLITRLAAAQSTNDDGNFRQLDQRTRQLMDSAHVPGLSIAIIRDNKLAYSHGYGLTKVDSTQHVTSSTVFEAASLSKPVFAYAVLQLVEEGKLDLDKPLYEYLPYPDAADDERYQKITARLVLSHRSGFPNWRKNRQSPKLSMLFFPGKRFGYSGEGFVYLQKVVEKITGKPINDVMEERVLKPLGMTNSGFVWKASFNTNFAQPHNESGDVEPKYKPTQANMAYSLHTTANDYARFVLALLTPTGLKPATVSQMLSAQSQLSIRFSDSTTLAPDLFWGLGIGLEQPSSDTYIWHWGDNGAFKCYVTAHLSRKEAVIYFTNSTGGLDFADELLRLTLGGQHPALGFLGINWRDEVRKRVSK; the protein is encoded by the coding sequence ATGGACCTGTCTACACAGCATTCTGGCTTTTCGTACCGCTGGTTTTTCGTGTTCCTGTTGATAACTCGATTAGCGGCTGCGCAGTCAACGAACGACGATGGCAATTTTCGCCAACTGGATCAGCGCACTCGTCAACTAATGGACAGCGCTCATGTACCCGGTCTGTCCATAGCAATCATTCGAGATAATAAGCTCGCGTATAGCCATGGTTACGGGCTAACGAAAGTAGATTCGACCCAGCACGTAACCTCGTCCACCGTATTTGAAGCCGCTTCGCTAAGCAAGCCGGTGTTTGCCTACGCTGTTTTGCAACTGGTGGAAGAAGGTAAATTAGACTTAGACAAACCGCTGTACGAGTACCTTCCCTACCCGGATGCTGCCGATGATGAACGTTATCAGAAAATAACGGCCCGTTTGGTGTTAAGTCACCGGTCCGGTTTTCCGAACTGGCGCAAAAACCGGCAGTCGCCGAAGTTATCAATGCTATTTTTTCCGGGTAAGCGGTTTGGTTATTCAGGGGAAGGTTTTGTTTACCTGCAAAAAGTAGTCGAAAAGATAACGGGCAAACCCATTAATGATGTGATGGAAGAGCGGGTTCTGAAACCCCTCGGGATGACCAATAGCGGCTTTGTCTGGAAAGCTAGTTTCAACACCAATTTTGCGCAGCCTCACAACGAATCGGGTGATGTAGAGCCTAAGTACAAACCTACGCAGGCCAATATGGCTTACTCGCTACATACCACGGCCAACGATTATGCGCGCTTCGTACTGGCTCTTTTGACGCCAACGGGACTAAAACCGGCAACCGTAAGCCAGATGCTAAGCGCGCAGAGCCAACTTTCCATACGATTTTCCGACTCGACAACATTGGCCCCTGACTTGTTCTGGGGATTAGGAATTGGCCTGGAACAGCCATCGTCCGACACGTACATCTGGCATTGGGGCGACAACGGTGCCTTCAAATGCTACGTCACCGCCCATTTAAGCCGCAAAGAGGCCGTCATCTACTTTACTAATAGTACCGGCGGATTAGACTTTGCGGATGAACTGCTACGGCTAACTCTGGGTGGTCAGCATCCTGCTTTGGGCTTTTTGGGAATTAACTGGCGCGACGAGGTCCGCAAACGAGTCAGTAAGTAA
- a CDS encoding PorT family protein has protein sequence MTRLFYSLLFLFVVQAVSVFGQEKLSVSATVTPLYVHTAYKNVYLYPNSDGQVVEPIFLNGAMGSVGYSAGVTVYYTYAPGWSVAGGLHYRYLPTRTDRLPLAGEGTTTVRSRAIRIPLSINYRSSTKKLSPYYTLAALVDFPFSSRVLAVRDDLPTQKLRLNADAGPVFNIMLGAGAVYQLNPTLALTAQPTITYRLGRFGGSHTENRTYELGLQTQLIYTF, from the coding sequence ATGACCAGACTTTTTTATTCATTACTCTTTCTCTTTGTAGTACAGGCAGTATCGGTGTTTGGTCAGGAAAAGTTATCTGTCTCGGCAACCGTTACACCGCTGTACGTACATACCGCTTACAAAAACGTTTATTTATATCCCAACAGCGACGGTCAAGTAGTTGAACCTATTTTCCTAAACGGGGCTATGGGTTCAGTCGGTTACTCCGCTGGCGTAACCGTTTATTACACGTACGCGCCGGGATGGTCGGTAGCCGGCGGATTGCACTACCGTTACCTCCCGACCCGTACCGACCGGTTACCGCTTGCCGGGGAAGGAACGACAACGGTTCGAAGTCGGGCAATTCGAATTCCGCTGTCGATCAACTACCGATCATCAACCAAAAAACTATCCCCATACTACACGCTGGCGGCACTAGTCGATTTTCCGTTCTCGTCACGCGTGCTCGCCGTACGCGATGATCTGCCAACGCAAAAACTACGGCTCAATGCCGACGCTGGTCCGGTATTTAATATCATGCTGGGTGCCGGTGCCGTTTATCAATTGAATCCTACCCTTGCGCTAACCGCGCAGCCCACGATTACGTATCGACTGGGCCGATTTGGCGGCTCTCATACGGAAAACCGTACCTATGAGCTTGGCCTTCAGACCCAGCTTATTTACACGTTCTAA
- a CDS encoding DUF4142 domain-containing protein, protein MKKTILLALFVAGGLSVQSCGSSEKKDSVDQAEQINEEKKTSDDDDSEFAVKAASGGMLEVELGRLAQEKAQNQQVKDFGAMMVTDHSKANDELKSLAASKNITLPTMLGEDHQKHVNELTKLSGKEFDKKYVSLMVDDHKEDIDEFEEASKEAKDADIKAFATKTLPTLKTHLERIESIQSSMK, encoded by the coding sequence ATGAAAAAGACCATTCTCCTAGCCTTATTCGTAGCCGGTGGTTTATCGGTACAATCCTGCGGCAGCAGCGAAAAGAAAGACAGTGTAGACCAGGCAGAACAGATTAACGAAGAAAAGAAAACATCGGATGATGACGATTCTGAGTTTGCGGTGAAAGCGGCCAGCGGTGGTATGCTGGAAGTTGAGCTGGGTCGTTTGGCGCAGGAAAAAGCGCAAAATCAGCAAGTAAAAGATTTTGGTGCTATGATGGTTACCGATCACTCGAAAGCCAACGACGAGCTGAAATCACTGGCCGCCAGTAAAAACATCACGCTACCAACAATGTTGGGCGAAGACCACCAGAAACACGTGAACGAACTGACAAAATTGTCAGGAAAAGAATTTGATAAAAAGTACGTGAGCCTGATGGTCGATGATCATAAAGAAGACATTGACGAGTTTGAAGAAGCCAGCAAGGAAGCGAAAGACGCAGATATCAAAGCCTTCGCGACCAAAACGTTACCGACGTTAAAAACACACCTGGAGCGGATTGAAAGTATCCAAAGCTCCATGAAATAA